A genomic region of Brevibacillus sp. JNUCC-41 contains the following coding sequences:
- the rpoE gene encoding DNA-directed RNA polymerase subunit delta, whose translation MSLKQYSKEQLLEMSLIEMAYDLLVERNEPIPFKDLISELASLHHLSKAEVEKKIAQFYTDLNVDGRFTSLGDNRWGLKTWYPVDQIEEEVVHVVKPKKKKKAKKAAVVIDDFDELEDEDLDFEEDIDDLDEDEDDDDDDILGSPVIDEVLLDDDVDDDDDLEEEIIEDDAFVLEDDEDEDEDEDADDLDEEDEK comes from the coding sequence TTGAGTTTAAAACAATACTCAAAAGAGCAATTGTTGGAAATGTCCTTGATAGAGATGGCATATGATTTGTTAGTGGAAAGAAATGAACCGATTCCATTTAAAGACTTAATTAGTGAATTAGCTTCGCTGCACCATTTATCTAAAGCGGAAGTGGAAAAGAAAATTGCACAATTCTATACGGATTTAAATGTGGATGGCCGTTTCACTTCACTTGGAGATAACCGCTGGGGATTGAAAACATGGTACCCGGTTGACCAAATTGAAGAAGAAGTCGTACATGTTGTAAAACCTAAAAAGAAAAAGAAAGCCAAAAAGGCTGCCGTCGTTATCGACGATTTCGATGAACTGGAAGACGAAGACCTTGACTTTGAAGAAGATATCGATGATCTGGACGAGGATGAAGATGACGACGATGATGATATTCTAGGTTCTCCAGTCATCGACGAAGTGCTTTTGGATGATGACGTGGATGATGACGACGATCTGGAAGAAGAAATAATCGAAGATGATGCATTTGTCCTGGAAGATGATGAAGATGAAGATGAAGATGAAGACGCAGATGACTTGGATGAAGAGGATGAGAAATAA
- the icmF gene encoding fused isobutyryl-CoA mutase/GTPase IcmF, with translation MSTVEVYKPKNHIRFVTASSLFDGHDASINIMRRILQSSGAEVIHLGHNRSVEEIVNAAIQEDVQGIAMSSYQGGHVEYFKYMYDLLKEKGAEHIRIFAGGGGVIIPREIKELHDYGIARIFSPDEGREYGLQGMINVLMEECDFSTVKPSLQERFDELIAGGTNAIAQFITFAENRLDVLQESAAAVESLFEQIKTSEKKVPVLGITGTGGAGKSSLTDELIRRFINEIPDERVAILSVDPTKQKTGGALLGDRIRMNSIFSERVYMRSLATRHSKSELSLAIKDAISVVKAAGFDLIIVETSGIGQGDAEIAEICDVSMYVMTSEFGAPSQLEKIDMIDYADLIVINKYERKGSEDAKNQVQKQYQRSRTLFDQDPSEMPVYGTIASQFNDPGTNALFAALIEKLNEKSGTVWSTSFSKEADVYKQNVIIPNDRRYYLREISDTVRSYHKRAADQVRIARRLFQLEGAIDAIKENDNNDEMVSSLEKLKKETALNLSPESKKILSGWMDLKEKYAGEQFVTKVRDKEIVTKLKTKSLSGLMIPRVSLPKYVDYGEILGWVFRENVPGFFPYTAGVFPFKREGEDPKRQFAGEGSPDRTNRRFHYLSKDDTAKRLSTAFDSVTLYGEDPDHRPDIYGKVGESGVSICTLDDMKKLYAGFDLCHPSTSVSMTINGPAPIILAMYMNTAVDQQIQRKEEELGRPLTEAEAEEVQAYTLQTVRGTVQADILKEDQGQNTCIFSTEFALRLMGDIQAYFIDRKVRNYYSVSISGYHIAEAGANPISQLAFTLANGFTYIEYYLSRGMNIDDFAPNLSFFFSNGLDPEYTVIGRVARRIWATVMRDKYGANDRSQKLKYHIQTSGRSLHAQEIDFNDIRTTLQALMALQDNCNSLHTNAYDEAITTPTEESVRRAMAIQMIITKEHGLSKNENPMQGAFIVEELTDLVEEAVLQEFDRINDRGGVLGAMETQYQRGKIQDESMHYEMKKHTGELPIIGVNTYLNPNPPSEEAVNSMEIARATKDEKEGQIMNLRAFQERNKEFSDEALTKLKLAAMNGENIFAELMNCVRVASLGQITRALYDVGGQYRRNM, from the coding sequence ATGAGTACAGTTGAGGTGTATAAACCGAAGAACCATATTAGATTCGTCACAGCTTCGAGTTTATTTGATGGGCATGACGCATCCATCAATATAATGAGGAGAATCCTTCAGTCCAGCGGGGCGGAAGTTATTCACCTAGGTCATAATCGTTCGGTAGAAGAGATCGTGAATGCGGCCATCCAGGAAGATGTTCAAGGCATAGCCATGTCATCTTATCAAGGCGGACATGTGGAATATTTTAAATATATGTATGACCTGCTGAAGGAAAAGGGAGCCGAGCACATTCGGATTTTTGCCGGGGGCGGCGGGGTCATCATCCCAAGGGAAATTAAAGAACTGCATGATTATGGGATTGCCCGTATTTTTTCGCCTGATGAAGGACGGGAATATGGGCTTCAAGGAATGATAAACGTATTGATGGAGGAATGTGATTTCTCGACAGTCAAACCATCTTTACAAGAACGTTTTGATGAATTGATTGCTGGGGGAACAAATGCCATTGCCCAATTTATTACCTTTGCCGAAAATAGACTCGATGTTTTACAGGAATCAGCGGCAGCGGTGGAGAGTCTTTTTGAGCAGATCAAGACTTCCGAAAAGAAGGTTCCCGTTCTAGGAATTACAGGGACTGGCGGCGCTGGAAAAAGTTCATTGACGGATGAATTGATACGAAGGTTCATTAACGAAATTCCAGACGAGAGAGTCGCCATCCTATCTGTGGACCCGACCAAACAGAAAACGGGCGGTGCCCTGCTGGGTGACAGGATCAGGATGAACTCGATCTTTTCAGAGCGCGTTTATATGAGGAGCCTAGCCACGCGCCATTCAAAAAGTGAGTTGTCTTTGGCGATAAAAGATGCCATTTCAGTCGTGAAGGCAGCTGGCTTCGATTTAATCATCGTCGAAACGAGCGGAATTGGTCAGGGAGATGCAGAAATTGCAGAAATATGCGATGTATCCATGTATGTAATGACGAGTGAATTCGGTGCACCTTCTCAACTTGAAAAAATCGATATGATTGATTATGCAGACTTGATAGTCATTAACAAATACGAACGCAAAGGCTCCGAGGATGCAAAAAACCAAGTTCAAAAGCAATACCAAAGGAGCCGTACACTTTTTGATCAAGATCCATCGGAAATGCCAGTATACGGTACGATCGCTTCCCAATTCAATGACCCGGGCACCAATGCATTATTCGCTGCCCTGATTGAAAAGCTTAATGAAAAATCAGGGACGGTTTGGAGTACGTCCTTTTCGAAAGAAGCGGATGTTTACAAGCAAAATGTCATCATTCCTAATGACCGTCGGTATTATTTACGTGAAATCAGTGATACGGTCAGATCGTATCATAAGCGTGCGGCTGACCAGGTACGTATTGCCCGGAGGCTTTTCCAGCTTGAAGGGGCAATTGATGCAATTAAGGAAAATGATAACAACGATGAGATGGTGTCTTCTTTAGAAAAATTGAAAAAGGAAACCGCTTTGAATTTATCACCTGAATCTAAAAAAATCCTTTCTGGATGGATGGATTTAAAAGAAAAGTATGCAGGAGAGCAGTTTGTAACGAAAGTCAGGGATAAAGAAATCGTAACAAAGCTGAAAACCAAAAGTTTATCAGGTTTAATGATTCCGAGAGTATCACTTCCTAAATACGTGGATTATGGAGAGATCTTAGGGTGGGTATTCCGTGAAAACGTTCCGGGCTTCTTTCCTTACACAGCGGGAGTCTTTCCATTCAAGCGTGAAGGGGAAGACCCGAAGCGGCAATTTGCCGGTGAAGGATCGCCCGACCGAACCAACAGGCGTTTTCATTATTTGTCAAAGGATGATACCGCTAAACGGCTTAGTACGGCTTTCGATTCTGTAACTTTATATGGCGAGGACCCTGATCACCGGCCTGATATCTATGGAAAGGTAGGGGAAAGCGGAGTCAGCATCTGTACGTTGGATGACATGAAAAAGCTGTATGCAGGCTTTGACCTTTGCCACCCCTCAACATCTGTTTCCATGACCATCAATGGACCGGCACCAATCATTTTGGCCATGTATATGAATACTGCAGTCGATCAGCAGATTCAACGGAAAGAAGAAGAGTTGGGCCGTCCCCTTACTGAAGCCGAAGCTGAAGAAGTGCAGGCTTATACCCTTCAAACGGTACGCGGAACTGTTCAAGCGGATATTCTGAAAGAGGACCAAGGTCAGAATACATGCATCTTCTCTACGGAATTTGCTTTAAGGTTAATGGGGGACATTCAAGCATATTTCATCGATCGGAAAGTCAGGAACTACTACTCTGTATCCATTTCCGGTTATCACATTGCAGAAGCGGGTGCCAATCCCATTTCACAGCTGGCCTTTACATTAGCGAATGGCTTTACTTACATCGAATATTATTTAAGTCGAGGAATGAATATTGATGACTTTGCCCCGAATTTGTCGTTCTTCTTCTCAAATGGACTCGACCCGGAATATACGGTTATCGGGAGGGTGGCGAGAAGGATTTGGGCGACAGTCATGAGGGATAAATATGGTGCGAATGACCGTAGCCAGAAGCTCAAATACCATATACAGACTTCTGGGCGCTCCCTTCATGCGCAGGAAATTGATTTTAATGATATCAGAACGACGCTTCAGGCTTTAATGGCACTGCAGGATAACTGTAACTCCCTGCATACTAATGCGTACGATGAAGCCATCACGACGCCTACCGAAGAATCCGTGCGCCGCGCAATGGCCATACAAATGATCATTACAAAGGAGCATGGTCTCTCAAAAAATGAAAACCCGATGCAAGGTGCCTTCATCGTAGAGGAATTGACGGATCTGGTTGAAGAGGCCGTCCTGCAAGAGTTCGATCGCATCAACGATCGAGGCGGTGTCCTGGGTGCAATGGAGACGCAGTATCAGCGCGGGAAAATTCAGGATGAATCGATGCATTACGAAATGAAAAAGCATACGGGAGAATTGCCGATCATTGGTGTCAATACGTATTTGAATCCAAATCCTCCTTCCGAAGAAGCGGTGAATAGCATGGAAATTGCCCGTGCAACAAAGGATGAAAAAGAAGGGCAAATCATGAATCTCCGGGCATTCCAGGAAAGAAATAAGGAGTTCTCGGATGAGGCGCTAACTAAACTGAAATTGGCAGCAATGAATGGGGAAAATATCTTTGCCGAACTCATGAACTGCGTGAGAGTGGCCAGTCTGGGTCAGATAACGAGGGCGCTTTATGATGTAGGCGGTCAATATCGAAGGAATATGTAA
- a CDS encoding TetR/AcrR family transcriptional regulator, with protein MEKREVLASVKDERLVEKRRTQMIKGAVTLFKEKGFHRTTTREIAKAAGFSIGTLYEYIRTKEDILYLVCDFIYDEVQEKLQKEIEQSDGTLESLKLTIAYFYKVMDDMQDEVLVMYQEVKALTKDALPYVLNKEIRMVGMFEKVITKCVENGELSLTEKQISLVSHNIFVQGQMWSFRRWALHKQYTLQEYVELQTQLLIQNVSGSKKH; from the coding sequence ATGGAAAAAAGAGAGGTTCTTGCATCTGTAAAGGATGAGCGGCTGGTTGAAAAAAGGCGTACACAAATGATTAAAGGAGCAGTTACCCTTTTTAAGGAAAAGGGATTTCACCGTACGACTACCAGGGAAATTGCCAAAGCTGCAGGCTTTAGTATTGGCACGTTATACGAATATATCCGAACCAAGGAAGATATATTATATCTCGTTTGTGACTTTATCTATGATGAAGTCCAGGAAAAGCTTCAGAAAGAAATAGAACAGAGTGACGGGACACTTGAAAGTTTGAAGCTGACGATCGCCTATTTTTATAAAGTGATGGATGATATGCAGGACGAAGTGCTGGTCATGTATCAGGAAGTGAAGGCCCTGACGAAAGATGCTTTACCATATGTTCTGAACAAAGAAATTCGTATGGTTGGCATGTTCGAAAAAGTGATAACGAAATGTGTCGAGAATGGGGAGCTCTCGTTAACGGAAAAACAAATAAGCCTTGTTTCACATAACATTTTCGTTCAGGGACAGATGTGGAGTTTTAGAAGATGGGCTTTGCATAAACAGTATACGCTTCAAGAGTATGTTGAACTGCAGACGCAATTATTGATTCAAAATGTATCGGGTTCCAAAAAGCACTGA
- a CDS encoding acyl-CoA dehydrogenase, whose protein sequence is MQFKLTEEHEMIRKMVRDFAQNEVAPTAAERDEEERFDREIFDKMAELGLTGIPWPEEYGGIGSDYLAYCIAIEELSRVCASTGVTLSAHTSLAGWPIYKFGSEDQKQKYLRPMAQGEKIGAYGLTEPSSGSDAGGMRTTAKLVGDEYVISGSKIFITNGGIADTYVVFALTDPESKQKGTSAFIIEKDFPGFSVGKKEKKLGIRSSPTTEIIFDECRVPKENLLGKEGEGFKIAMMTLDGGRNGIAAQAVGIAQGALDAAVDYAKERVQFGKPISAQQGIGFKLADMATGVEASRLLTYQAAWLESVGLPYGKESAMSKLFAGDTAMKVTTEAVQVFGGYGYTKDYPVERYMRDAKITQIYEGTQEIQKLVISRMVTK, encoded by the coding sequence ATGCAATTTAAACTAACGGAAGAACATGAAATGATCAGGAAAATGGTGCGCGACTTTGCCCAGAATGAAGTGGCTCCGACCGCTGCCGAGAGGGATGAAGAAGAACGATTTGACCGTGAGATCTTCGATAAAATGGCTGAGCTTGGATTGACTGGGATTCCATGGCCTGAGGAATACGGCGGAATCGGCAGCGATTACTTAGCATATTGCATAGCGATTGAGGAACTTTCCCGCGTTTGCGCATCCACTGGGGTGACTTTATCAGCCCATACTTCGCTCGCAGGATGGCCAATATATAAATTTGGGTCTGAAGACCAAAAACAAAAATACCTTCGCCCGATGGCACAGGGTGAAAAAATCGGTGCATACGGACTGACTGAACCTAGCTCAGGCTCAGACGCAGGCGGTATGAGGACGACTGCAAAGCTTGTAGGTGATGAATATGTCATAAGCGGTTCAAAAATCTTCATTACGAACGGCGGGATCGCGGATACATATGTCGTCTTTGCATTGACGGACCCTGAATCGAAACAAAAAGGAACGAGTGCTTTTATCATTGAAAAGGACTTCCCAGGCTTCAGTGTTGGTAAAAAAGAGAAGAAGCTTGGAATCCGTTCATCACCGACCACGGAAATCATCTTTGATGAGTGTCGAGTGCCTAAAGAAAATCTCCTTGGAAAAGAAGGAGAAGGCTTTAAAATTGCGATGATGACGCTTGATGGCGGCCGTAATGGAATTGCAGCCCAAGCTGTAGGCATAGCCCAAGGTGCATTGGATGCCGCGGTTGATTATGCAAAAGAGCGCGTCCAATTCGGCAAGCCAATTTCTGCACAGCAAGGAATCGGTTTTAAATTGGCGGATATGGCAACGGGTGTTGAGGCTTCAAGGCTATTAACCTATCAGGCAGCGTGGTTGGAATCAGTGGGCCTTCCTTATGGAAAAGAATCGGCGATGTCCAAACTTTTTGCTGGTGATACAGCAATGAAAGTGACGACGGAGGCCGTGCAGGTTTTCGGGGGTTATGGATATACAAAGGATTATCCAGTGGAGCGGTATATGCGCGATGCGAAAATAACCCAGATTTACGAGGGTACACAGGAAATTCAAAAGCTGGTCATCTCACGTATGGTTACTAAATAA
- a CDS encoding acyl-CoA dehydrogenase: MDFKFTEEQEMMRKMVSAFAEKEITPHIEAMETGVFPKAILQKMGELGLMGIPISEEYGGAGMDFMSYIIAINEISKVSPTLGVILSVHTSVGTNPIVYFGTEEQKRKYVPKLAAGKYLGAFCLTEQSSGSDAASLKSKAVAVKEGGEYRINGSKVFITNGGEADVFIVFASTDPQKGSKGISAFVVEKGTPGLIIGKDERKMGLHGSSTVQVTFEDMKIPTANLLGKEGEGFKIAMANLDAGRIGIAAQALGIAEGAMEHAVKYAKDRVQFGKPIAQQQGVGFKLAEMATGIEASRLLVYRAAYLRSQGSKCGKEAAMAKLFASRTAVDVAIEAVQVFGGYGYTTEYPVERYFRDAKVTEIYEGTSEIQRMVISKNL; this comes from the coding sequence ATGGATTTCAAGTTTACAGAAGAACAGGAAATGATGCGGAAAATGGTAAGCGCTTTTGCGGAGAAAGAGATCACTCCTCATATCGAGGCAATGGAAACAGGCGTGTTTCCAAAAGCGATTCTGCAAAAAATGGGTGAGCTTGGTTTGATGGGAATTCCGATTTCAGAAGAATACGGTGGCGCGGGTATGGACTTCATGTCTTATATCATTGCCATCAATGAGATTTCCAAAGTAAGTCCCACTCTCGGTGTCATACTGTCCGTACATACTTCTGTTGGAACAAATCCAATCGTTTATTTTGGAACGGAAGAGCAGAAGCGAAAGTATGTGCCCAAGTTAGCCGCTGGTAAATATTTAGGCGCCTTTTGCTTGACTGAGCAAAGCTCAGGTTCCGATGCTGCGAGTTTGAAATCGAAGGCAGTGGCAGTCAAGGAAGGCGGAGAATATCGAATAAATGGGTCCAAGGTTTTTATCACCAATGGCGGGGAAGCGGATGTGTTTATTGTTTTTGCTTCAACCGACCCTCAGAAGGGAAGCAAGGGAATCTCTGCTTTTGTCGTGGAAAAAGGGACGCCGGGCTTAATCATCGGCAAAGATGAACGTAAAATGGGCCTTCATGGCTCGAGCACCGTGCAGGTAACGTTCGAGGATATGAAAATCCCTACAGCCAATCTCCTTGGCAAAGAAGGTGAGGGCTTTAAGATCGCAATGGCCAACCTGGATGCTGGAAGGATCGGGATTGCCGCTCAAGCGCTGGGAATTGCTGAGGGTGCCATGGAACATGCTGTCAAATATGCAAAAGACAGGGTGCAATTCGGCAAACCTATTGCACAACAACAAGGAGTTGGTTTCAAACTGGCCGAAATGGCAACGGGCATAGAGGCTTCGAGGCTACTGGTCTATCGGGCGGCTTATTTACGCTCGCAGGGATCGAAGTGCGGTAAAGAGGCGGCAATGGCTAAGTTATTCGCTTCGAGAACGGCTGTCGATGTGGCGATAGAAGCGGTCCAAGTGTTCGGAGGCTATGGATATACAACCGAATATCCGGTTGAACGCTATTTCAGGGATGCAAAGGTAACTGAAATTTATGAGGGTACCAGCGAAATACAGAGAATGGTCATCAGTAAGAATCTATAA
- a CDS encoding 3-hydroxybutyryl-CoA dehydrogenase, protein MGIQKVMVIGAGQMGSGIAQVCAMSGYEVLLHDLKVEYVEKGLGTITKNLSRQVEKGKMESGEKDAILSRLTSSTNLKNAAEVDLVIEAAVENMEIKTKIFAELDEITPQHVILASNTSSLPITEIAAATKRPEKVIGMHFMNPVPVMKLVEVIRGLATSDEVYKEVEKMAESLNKVPVEVNDFPGFVANRILMPMINEAIYTLYEGVATKEAIDDVMKMGMNHPMGPLTLADFIGLDTCLYIMETLHQGLGDDKYRPCPLLRKYVKAGWLGKKSGRGFYEYN, encoded by the coding sequence ATGGGCATTCAAAAAGTGATGGTCATTGGTGCGGGACAGATGGGATCTGGCATTGCCCAGGTCTGTGCAATGAGCGGTTACGAAGTTCTTTTACACGATTTAAAAGTTGAATATGTGGAAAAGGGGTTAGGGACAATTACCAAGAACCTTTCCCGTCAGGTTGAAAAAGGGAAAATGGAATCCGGGGAGAAAGATGCAATCCTTTCCCGGTTGACTTCATCGACGAATTTGAAAAATGCGGCTGAGGTAGATTTAGTGATTGAAGCTGCGGTGGAAAACATGGAAATAAAAACAAAAATATTCGCCGAGCTGGATGAAATCACACCGCAACACGTCATTCTTGCCTCCAATACTTCTTCGCTTCCGATAACCGAGATAGCCGCTGCCACGAAAAGGCCGGAAAAGGTAATTGGCATGCATTTTATGAACCCCGTTCCAGTCATGAAGCTGGTTGAGGTCATTCGAGGCCTTGCTACATCGGATGAAGTTTATAAAGAAGTCGAAAAGATGGCTGAATCCTTGAACAAGGTACCGGTGGAAGTCAATGATTTTCCAGGTTTTGTAGCTAATCGGATTTTAATGCCGATGATCAATGAGGCCATCTATACACTATATGAGGGCGTAGCTACTAAAGAGGCGATCGACGACGTAATGAAAATGGGAATGAACCATCCGATGGGCCCGCTTACTCTAGCTGACTTCATTGGGCTGGACACGTGCTTGTATATAATGGAAACCCTTCACCAAGGGCTGGGAGACGATAAATACCGACCGTGTCCGCTGTTAAGGAAATATGTAAAAGCTGGGTGGCTAGGCAAGAAATCAGGACGGGGCTTTTACGAATATAACTAA
- a CDS encoding acetyl-CoA C-acetyltransferase, with amino-acid sequence MAKTVIISGVRTPFGKFGGGLSSLTASQLGGIAIKEALVRAGIEGGLVDEVIMGNVLQAGQGQIPSRQAARHAGLPWEVKTETINKVCASGLRSVTLADQIIRLGEEEIIVAGGMESMSNAPYILPKARWGLRMGDGELRDTMISDGLSCSFTGVHMGTYGNSTAEDLEITREEQDSWAYESHQKAIKAIDGGILAEEIISVQVPVRKGEPITIEHDEAPRKDTTAGKLAKLGPAFNNEGTITAGNAPGVNDGAGALVLMSEERAEKEGKTPFAYILGHAEVAVEAKDFPKTPGLVINELLKKTDKSIEEIDLFEVNEAFAAVALASGKIANIEPGKVNVNGGAVALGHPIGASGARIIITLMHELKRRGGGLGIAAICSGGGQGDAILIEVPKEG; translated from the coding sequence ATGGCGAAAACAGTGATTATTAGCGGTGTGAGAACACCTTTTGGTAAATTTGGCGGTGGTCTTAGCAGTTTGACGGCATCACAACTTGGTGGAATAGCGATCAAAGAGGCACTTGTTCGGGCAGGGATCGAAGGCGGCCTGGTAGACGAGGTCATCATGGGGAACGTGCTTCAAGCAGGCCAAGGCCAAATACCGTCCCGTCAGGCGGCCCGACATGCTGGATTGCCTTGGGAAGTGAAAACGGAAACCATTAATAAAGTATGCGCATCAGGACTTCGCAGCGTCACATTGGCTGATCAGATCATTCGCTTAGGAGAAGAAGAAATCATTGTTGCCGGCGGAATGGAATCGATGAGCAATGCGCCTTATATCCTTCCGAAAGCAAGGTGGGGACTAAGGATGGGTGATGGGGAACTGAGGGATACGATGATTTCGGATGGACTAAGCTGCAGCTTTACGGGCGTCCATATGGGGACTTACGGAAACAGTACTGCCGAGGATCTTGAAATCACCCGTGAGGAACAAGATAGCTGGGCTTACGAGAGCCATCAAAAAGCGATAAAGGCAATCGATGGCGGTATTCTCGCAGAAGAAATCATTTCCGTACAGGTGCCGGTACGAAAAGGCGAACCAATTACCATCGAACATGACGAAGCTCCTAGAAAAGATACAACTGCCGGGAAGTTAGCTAAATTAGGTCCAGCCTTCAATAATGAGGGGACCATTACGGCAGGTAATGCACCAGGTGTCAATGATGGGGCAGGTGCACTCGTATTGATGAGTGAGGAACGTGCGGAAAAAGAAGGGAAAACACCTTTTGCCTATATTTTAGGTCATGCAGAAGTAGCGGTGGAAGCAAAGGACTTCCCTAAAACGCCAGGTTTGGTCATAAATGAACTCCTTAAGAAGACAGATAAATCGATAGAGGAAATTGATTTGTTTGAAGTGAACGAAGCATTTGCAGCGGTTGCACTGGCCAGTGGGAAAATTGCCAACATCGAGCCGGGAAAAGTGAATGTTAATGGAGGGGCTGTAGCATTAGGTCACCCAATCGGGGCGAGTGGTGCCCGCATCATCATAACGCTGATGCATGAACTGAAACGCCGCGGAGGGGGATTGGGCATCGCAGCGATCTGCAGTGGCGGCGGTCAAGGAGATGCCATTTTAATTGAAGTGCCTAAGGAAGGATAA